One Pseudomonas entomophila genomic window carries:
- a CDS encoding sigma-70 family RNA polymerase sigma factor — protein MDSTSTRKLGFFFSDHHRWLLQHIQKRLRNRADAEDTAAEAFCQMLGARVDPESIQQPRAYLSTIARRLIFDRHRRRQLEQAYLERLALLPEQVAPSAEEQLLLIEALVTIDQVLDGLPTIVKTAFLYSQLDGLSYVEIAARLKISERTVSRYMKQALRQCYLSEAQP, from the coding sequence TTGGACAGCACTTCGACCCGCAAGCTGGGCTTCTTCTTCAGCGACCACCACCGCTGGCTGCTCCAACATATCCAGAAACGCCTGCGCAACCGTGCCGATGCCGAAGACACCGCCGCCGAGGCGTTCTGCCAGATGCTCGGCGCCCGGGTCGACCCCGAGAGCATCCAACAGCCGCGCGCCTACCTGTCCACCATCGCTCGCCGCCTGATCTTCGACCGCCATCGCCGCCGCCAACTGGAACAGGCCTACCTGGAGCGCCTGGCACTGTTGCCTGAGCAAGTGGCACCGTCTGCCGAAGAGCAACTGCTGCTGATCGAGGCGCTGGTAACCATCGACCAGGTGCTGGACGGCCTGCCGACCATCGTCAAGACCGCGTTCCTGTACAGCCAGCTCGATGGCCTGAGCTACGTCGAGATCGCCGCCCGGCTGAAAATCAGCGAACGAACCGTCAGCCGCTACATGAAGCAGGCCCTGCGCCAGTGCTACCTGAGCGAGGCCCAGCCATGA
- a CDS encoding peptidase C39 family protein: MICAQGRASPAWHRNKRVPMLQHSPKSRIRGPRRLLAACLVAATLSGCASAPPASLNSLPQRVEISSVPFYRGNANHSGSMALAAVLSQKGAPITPGLLDKSLGLPKDADRLDTGIPRVAREYGMVVYPLDKRIDALLAQVAAGYPVLVRYQEGSAWWSEARYAVLIGYDRYKQRVLLRSGMHRRQLLSFADFESAWAKEGSWAVLVQSPRQVPAQVDRQRWLQAADELARAGQEIAAKQAVNSLGH, translated from the coding sequence ATGATCTGTGCCCAGGGCCGGGCGTCGCCTGCCTGGCATCGGAACAAGCGAGTGCCCATGTTGCAACATTCCCCCAAGTCCCGTATCCGCGGCCCACGCCGCCTGCTGGCAGCTTGCCTGGTGGCCGCCACGTTGTCCGGTTGCGCCAGTGCACCGCCGGCATCGCTCAACAGCCTGCCGCAACGGGTCGAGATCAGCAGCGTGCCGTTCTACCGTGGCAACGCCAACCACAGCGGTTCGATGGCCCTGGCCGCGGTGCTGTCGCAGAAAGGCGCGCCGATCACCCCTGGCCTGCTGGACAAGTCGCTGGGCCTGCCCAAGGATGCAGATAGGCTGGACACCGGCATCCCCCGGGTGGCCCGCGAGTACGGCATGGTCGTCTATCCCCTGGACAAGCGCATCGATGCCTTGCTGGCGCAGGTGGCCGCGGGCTATCCGGTGCTGGTGCGCTACCAGGAGGGGTCGGCCTGGTGGAGCGAGGCGCGCTATGCGGTGTTGATCGGTTATGACCGTTACAAACAGCGTGTGCTGCTGCGTTCGGGCATGCATCGCCGCCAGTTGCTGAGCTTCGCTGACTTCGAGTCGGCGTGGGCGAAGGAGGGGAGTTGGGCGGTGCTGGTACAGTCGCCACGGCAGGTGCCGGCCCAGGTGGATCGCCAGCGCTGGTTGCAGGCGGCCGATGAACTGGCCCGCGCGGGGCAGGAGATCGCGGCGAAGCAGGCGGTCAACAGCCTGGGGCATTGA
- a CDS encoding TerC family protein, producing the protein MEYLLELAASPTAWVALATLVAMEVVLGIDNLIFISILTNKLPEQYRSKARRIGISMALVMRLALLSTVAWIVQLTEPVVEVFGHTFSWKDMILIAGGLFLLWKATKEIHESVDPHGAKEESKVGSTVTIGFTAAIFQILLLDIVFSIDSIITAVGMTEHLPIMIIAVISAVIVMLVAADPLAKFINDNPTVVMLALGFLIMIGMTLIAEGFGAHVPKGYVYAAMAFSTAIEILNIMARRARLKREAAEG; encoded by the coding sequence ATGGAATATTTGCTGGAACTCGCCGCAAGCCCCACCGCCTGGGTTGCCCTCGCCACCCTGGTGGCCATGGAGGTCGTGCTCGGCATCGACAACCTGATCTTCATCTCCATCCTCACCAACAAGCTGCCTGAGCAATACCGCTCCAAAGCCCGCCGCATCGGTATCAGCATGGCCCTGGTCATGCGCCTGGCGCTGCTCAGCACCGTGGCCTGGATCGTCCAGCTGACGGAGCCGGTGGTCGAGGTGTTCGGCCACACGTTCTCGTGGAAGGACATGATCCTCATTGCCGGTGGCCTGTTCCTGCTGTGGAAGGCGACCAAGGAAATTCATGAAAGCGTCGACCCCCATGGCGCCAAGGAAGAGTCCAAGGTCGGTAGCACCGTGACCATTGGCTTCACCGCGGCGATCTTCCAGATCCTGCTGCTGGACATCGTTTTCTCGATCGACAGCATCATCACCGCCGTGGGCATGACCGAGCACCTGCCGATCATGATCATCGCCGTGATCAGCGCCGTGATCGTGATGCTGGTGGCCGCCGACCCGCTGGCCAAGTTCATCAACGACAACCCGACCGTGGTGATGCTGGCCCTGGGCTTCCTGATCATGATCGGCATGACCCTGATCGCCGAAGGCTTCGGCGCCCATGTACCGAAGGGCTACGTGTACGCGGCCATGGCCTTCTCGACCGCGATCGAGATCCTCAACATCATGGCGCGTCGGGCACGTCTGAAGCGTGAGGCGGCTGAAGGGTAA
- a CDS encoding NAD(P)/FAD-dependent oxidoreductase: MANTPYPQSYYAASANPVPPRPALQGEVETDVCIIGAGYTGLSSALFLLENGFKVSIVEAAKVGFGASGRNGGQIVNSYSRDIDVIERTVGPKQAQLLGQMAFEGGRIIRERVAKYNIQCDLKDGGVFAALTSKQMGHLESQKRLWERFGHTQLELMDQKRIREVVACDSYVGGMLDMSGGHIHPLNLALGEAAAVESLGGIIYEQTPAVRIERGANPVVHTPQGKVRAKFIIVAGNAYLGNLVPELAAKSMPCGTQVITTEPLGEELARTLLPQDYCVEDCNYLLDYYRLTSDKRLIFGGGVVYGARDPANIEAIIRPKMLKAFPQLKDVKIDYAWTGNFLLTLSRLPQVGRIGDNIYYSQGCSGHGVTYTHLAGKVLAEALRGQAERFDAFAGLPHYPFPGGQMLRVPFSAIGAWYYSLRDRLGF; this comes from the coding sequence ATGGCCAACACCCCCTACCCCCAGTCCTACTACGCCGCCTCGGCCAACCCGGTGCCGCCACGTCCGGCGCTGCAGGGTGAGGTGGAAACCGATGTATGCATCATCGGTGCCGGCTACACCGGCCTGTCCAGCGCCCTGTTCCTGCTGGAGAACGGCTTCAAGGTGAGCATCGTCGAGGCCGCCAAGGTCGGCTTCGGCGCCTCGGGCCGCAACGGCGGCCAGATCGTCAACAGCTACAGCCGCGACATCGATGTCATCGAACGCACCGTCGGCCCCAAGCAGGCGCAACTGCTCGGCCAGATGGCTTTCGAAGGCGGGCGCATCATCCGTGAGCGCGTGGCCAAGTACAACATCCAGTGCGACCTGAAGGACGGCGGCGTGTTCGCCGCGCTGACCAGCAAGCAGATGGGCCACCTGGAATCGCAGAAACGCCTGTGGGAACGCTTTGGGCACACTCAGCTCGAGCTGATGGACCAGAAGCGCATCCGTGAAGTGGTGGCTTGCGACAGCTATGTCGGCGGCATGCTCGACATGAGCGGCGGCCACATCCACCCGTTGAACCTGGCCCTGGGCGAAGCCGCCGCGGTCGAGTCGCTGGGCGGCATCATCTATGAGCAGACCCCGGCCGTACGTATCGAGCGTGGCGCCAACCCGGTAGTGCACACCCCACAGGGCAAGGTCCGCGCCAAATTCATCATCGTCGCCGGCAACGCCTACCTGGGCAACCTGGTGCCGGAACTGGCCGCCAAGTCCATGCCATGCGGCACCCAGGTGATCACCACCGAGCCGCTGGGCGAGGAGCTGGCCCGCACCCTGCTGCCGCAGGACTACTGCGTCGAAGACTGCAACTACCTGCTCGACTACTACCGCCTGACCAGCGACAAGCGCCTGATCTTCGGCGGTGGCGTGGTGTACGGTGCGCGCGATCCGGCGAACATCGAGGCGATCATCCGTCCGAAGATGCTCAAGGCCTTCCCGCAACTCAAGGACGTCAAGATCGACTACGCCTGGACCGGCAACTTCCTGCTGACCCTGTCGCGCCTGCCGCAGGTCGGCCGTATCGGCGACAACATCTATTACTCGCAAGGTTGCTCGGGCCACGGCGTAACCTACACCCACCTGGCGGGCAAGGTGCTGGCCGAAGCCCTGCGCGGCCAGGCCGAACGCTTCGACGCGTTCGCCGGCCTGCCGCACTACCCGTTCCCGGGTGGTCAGATGCTGCGCGTGCCATTCAGCGCCATCGGTGCCTGGTACTACAGCCTGCGCGACCGCCTGGGCTTCTGA
- a CDS encoding FecR domain-containing protein — translation MTTLDPIGEAAIDWMVELNARAPDAALLARFEHWLRQAPAHQHAWDLLQQRLGRSCAALRALEHNAPGHAAEARRLLLQPNHSRREVLRGLAGLGLLGGAAWSGWRSDAAQGWLADLHTASGERRGFTLADGSRLELNSASAVDLRFDDGQRLLVLRRGELLIQVAPDPRRPLRVRTAQGQVQALGTRFLVSQEANATRVVVLQHSVRASLADGHWQDVHEGQAALLRGSGIEPLADEQRQRAAWLDGRLEVLDEPLHAVIDALRPYQRGYLRLAPAVGDLRVQGVFPLDQPRQALIALAETLPISLTHYGPWLTLIGAKDAP, via the coding sequence ATGACCACCCTGGACCCCATCGGCGAAGCGGCCATCGACTGGATGGTCGAACTCAACGCCCGCGCACCCGACGCTGCACTGCTCGCGCGCTTCGAACACTGGCTGCGCCAGGCCCCCGCCCATCAACACGCCTGGGACCTGCTGCAGCAACGCCTCGGCCGCTCCTGCGCCGCACTGAGGGCCCTGGAGCACAACGCCCCAGGCCATGCCGCCGAGGCGCGCCGGCTGTTGCTCCAACCGAACCACTCGCGCCGTGAGGTGCTGCGTGGCCTGGCTGGGTTGGGCCTGCTCGGTGGCGCGGCCTGGAGCGGCTGGCGCAGCGACGCCGCCCAGGGCTGGCTGGCCGACCTGCACACCGCCAGCGGTGAACGGCGCGGCTTCACCCTGGCCGATGGCAGCCGCCTCGAGCTGAACAGTGCCAGTGCCGTCGACCTGCGCTTCGATGACGGCCAGCGCCTGCTGGTGCTGCGCCGTGGCGAGCTGCTGATCCAGGTCGCCCCGGACCCACGCCGGCCACTGCGGGTACGCACGGCACAGGGGCAGGTGCAGGCACTCGGCACGCGCTTCCTGGTCAGCCAGGAGGCCAACGCCACCCGCGTGGTAGTGCTGCAGCACAGCGTGCGCGCCAGCCTGGCCGATGGCCACTGGCAAGATGTGCACGAAGGCCAGGCCGCCCTGCTGCGCGGGTCTGGCATCGAGCCGCTGGCGGACGAGCAACGCCAGCGCGCCGCCTGGCTCGACGGCCGCCTCGAAGTCCTCGACGAACCCCTGCACGCGGTCATCGACGCCCTGCGCCCCTACCAGCGTGGCTACCTACGCCTGGCCCCGGCCGTGGGCGACCTGCGCGTACAGGGCGTGTTCCCCCTGGATCAACCACGCCAGGCCCTGATTGCGCTGGCAGAGACCCTGCCGATCAGCCTCACCCACTACGGGCCGTGGCTGACCTTGATCGGGGCAAAAGATGCGCCCTGA
- a CDS encoding NAD(P)H-dependent oxidoreductase, producing the protein MHALIVIGHHDPDSLTHAIAEQVAAGLRAAGHTSEFADLAREGFDPRFGLADHAVHRLQAAPPADVLAEQARIDRADTLVLVYPVYWWSLPALLKGWVERVFSHGWAFAYTAEGKINKLLKGRTAHLVGVAGADAGTFDRHGYGGAMRVQIEHGIFDYCGAKVLSSTLFTDSEIEPGSSFLAPAHALGQTLFEDREAAA; encoded by the coding sequence ATGCATGCCCTGATCGTCATTGGCCACCACGACCCCGACTCCCTCACCCACGCCATCGCCGAGCAGGTCGCCGCCGGCCTGCGCGCCGCCGGCCACACCAGCGAATTCGCCGACCTGGCTCGCGAAGGCTTCGACCCGCGCTTTGGCCTGGCCGACCACGCCGTCCACCGCCTGCAGGCCGCACCACCTGCGGATGTGCTGGCCGAACAGGCACGCATCGACCGCGCCGACACCCTGGTGCTGGTCTACCCCGTCTACTGGTGGTCGCTGCCCGCCCTGCTCAAGGGTTGGGTCGAGCGCGTGTTCAGCCATGGCTGGGCGTTCGCCTATACCGCCGAAGGCAAGATCAACAAGCTGCTCAAGGGCCGAACCGCGCACCTGGTCGGCGTGGCCGGCGCCGACGCCGGTACCTTCGACCGGCATGGCTATGGCGGGGCGATGCGCGTGCAGATCGAGCACGGCATTTTCGACTACTGCGGTGCCAAGGTCCTGAGCTCGACCCTGTTCACCGACAGTGAGATCGAGCCCGGTAGCAGTTTCCTGGCGCCGGCTCACGCACTGGGCCAGACACTGTTCGAAGACCGCGAAGCGGCGGCCTGA
- a CDS encoding TetR/AcrR family transcriptional regulator: MSSDEQPTARRRLSREERRRQLLDVAWRLVREEGTDALSLGRLAEQAGVTKPVVYDHFETRTGLLVALYQEYDARQTAMLDSALAGSTADLPGRAWVIAEAYVDCVMSQGREIPGVSAALAGSPELEALKRVYEGPFLAKCREALQPFSAAGRIGQAGMRALVGAAEALSQGAAAGELEAREAKEELQATIVAMVGRH; this comes from the coding sequence ATGTCAAGCGATGAACAACCTACGGCGCGCAGGCGCCTGTCCCGTGAGGAGCGTCGCCGGCAGTTGCTCGACGTGGCCTGGCGGCTGGTGCGTGAAGAAGGGACCGATGCCTTGAGCCTTGGGCGCCTGGCCGAGCAGGCTGGGGTGACCAAGCCTGTGGTGTACGACCATTTCGAAACCCGTACCGGGTTGCTGGTGGCGTTGTATCAAGAGTACGACGCGCGCCAGACCGCCATGCTCGACAGCGCCCTGGCGGGCAGCACGGCCGATCTGCCGGGCAGGGCCTGGGTGATCGCCGAGGCGTATGTGGATTGTGTGATGAGTCAGGGGCGGGAGATTCCGGGCGTCAGCGCGGCCCTGGCCGGCTCGCCGGAGCTGGAGGCGCTCAAGCGTGTTTATGAGGGGCCGTTCCTCGCCAAGTGCCGTGAGGCGTTGCAGCCGTTCTCGGCCGCAGGCCGCATCGGCCAGGCCGGGATGCGGGCGCTGGTGGGGGCGGCGGAGGCGTTGTCCCAGGGCGCGGCGGCCGGTGAGCTGGAGGCGCGGGAAGCCAAGGAGGAGTTGCAGGCAACCATCGTGGCGATGGTGGGGCGGCATTGA
- the nhaR gene encoding transcriptional activator NhaR yields MLNYRQLHYFWAVAKTGSIARASEQLNLTPQTISGQISLFEQTWNLELFQRVGRQLELTETGRQALVYAEQMFQIGGELEAMLRAGPQEQILFRVGVADVVPKSIVYRLLAPTMELDEVLRINCREDKLERLLADLAIQRLDLVISDSPMPSHLDIKGYSQKLGECGLSFFATHALAELLDKPFPACLDDAPLLIPGQETVVRSRLLRWLAEQQVQPRIVGEFDDSALMQAFGQSGSGIFVAPSVIAEEVCRQYGVRLIGQTEAVNESFYAISVERKVKHPGIIAITEGARRELFNW; encoded by the coding sequence ATGCTCAACTACCGCCAACTCCACTATTTCTGGGCCGTGGCCAAGACCGGCAGCATCGCCCGCGCCAGCGAGCAACTGAACCTTACCCCGCAGACCATCAGCGGCCAGATCAGCCTGTTCGAGCAGACCTGGAACCTCGAACTGTTCCAGCGCGTCGGCCGCCAACTGGAACTCACCGAGACAGGGCGCCAGGCATTGGTCTATGCCGAGCAGATGTTCCAGATAGGCGGCGAGCTGGAAGCCATGCTGCGTGCTGGGCCGCAAGAACAGATCCTGTTCCGCGTGGGGGTGGCCGACGTGGTGCCCAAGTCGATCGTCTATCGCCTGCTGGCACCGACCATGGAGCTGGACGAGGTGCTGCGCATCAATTGCCGCGAGGACAAACTCGAGCGCCTGCTCGCGGACCTTGCGATCCAGCGCCTGGACCTGGTGATCTCCGACAGCCCGATGCCCAGCCACCTGGACATCAAGGGCTACAGCCAGAAACTCGGCGAATGCGGCCTGAGCTTCTTCGCCACCCACGCCCTGGCAGAGTTGCTCGACAAACCCTTCCCCGCCTGCCTGGACGACGCGCCGCTGCTGATCCCCGGCCAGGAGACCGTGGTGCGCAGCCGCCTGCTGCGCTGGCTGGCCGAGCAGCAAGTGCAGCCACGGATCGTCGGCGAGTTCGATGACAGTGCGTTGATGCAGGCGTTCGGGCAGTCCGGCAGCGGGATCTTCGTCGCCCCCAGCGTGATCGCCGAAGAAGTGTGCCGGCAGTATGGCGTGCGCCTGATCGGCCAGACCGAGGCGGTGAATGAGTCGTTCTATGCCATCTCGGTGGAGAGGAAGGTCAAGCATCCCGGGATCATCGCGATCACCGAAGGTGCGCGGCGGGAGCTGTTCAACTGGTAG